In the Pecten maximus chromosome 5, xPecMax1.1, whole genome shotgun sequence genome, TATATTTCATTAGATGTTATCGGGACACATGTATGTTTTTAGAGGTGGGGCATTTTCTGTAACATGCCACATTGTCCATTCCAGTAGTTTCGGGTTGATAACTAATTACAGAAAATAGATTAAGGAATTTATTATACCCTTATCCTGCTGAAACCAAACTATAACGACAACTTTCAAGCATGATGAAGAAAGTGAATACCTACcctaaatatcattttcattatttagtTAAAATTATACACAGAAAATGTATTCAATTCACTATATTTCTACTGTATTAATATGactttttttgttaattttttatgTGATTAGAAATTGATTTTGTCatgtatttacatgtgtatttcattttcatgttttgGATGGTATCTTTGTCATAGCTGAAGcgctgtcatatatatatatctaatttgtaGCTTCTCTGATCTATAaagaacaaaacatttatcacCAGTCTTTGTTCATTGTTCTCATTGTTATCTAGTATTCTTTTATGGATATGTCTTTGTTTAGctttcatatatatgttaatttactCAAAAGAGTTGCAAGTTTAAGCAGAGTGTGTCATGTTGACTCTAGGGGGATAAACCATGTTATTAATTGTATTCAGCTGTAAGTTAGAAGATTTTCTAGTGCTTAATCCATATAAAGAACCCTACAGCCATGAAATGGAACAAGAATTATTCAttccaaaaacaaaatgtacatatggAAGTTTAAAAGTATATCtaacaaaaaacatatattttctcAGTTATATTCTTTAAATTATAGCATTAAAGGTTGAAAAGTctgtaacagatatatataatattaatttcTGAATTTttgttaacatattttattccaaaaggaaaattgatatttttgttgaagGAATTGTGATAAGGTGTGTCTGTGACAGGTAAGTTGTAATCGGTGGTTGATCAGATGAAATCTGCAGTAAGTtggattattatatatattaatatcactATGTAGTAGATAGATAGTACTTACCATGATATGAAAACGTTCTCAAATATTCGGCATATGTACTAAACACATTCAGGTTCCAGTGGTAAAAATTTGGAAGTTAAGAGTAAGGGATGAAAATAAGTGCTTTATCTGTGCAGTCACAGACAgtttatcattttcattacaATGTCGGTGACATCATGTTCAGTTATTATTTGTAATGATGTACTCATGTGTTCATGACATACATGAAACCCTTTATAAGTTTATATTGGTAATATCCCCCACAAACTACACCTAATTCGATATTGGGTGTAGTTTGTGGGTGAAGCCTATGGTTGTTTGCTGGTCACGGTCCAAACGGTTGGACCAGAGTTCATAAAATAGGGACAGACCCAATGATTTAATGTTGTGTCCGACAAGCCTTGACAATGATtaccaaggcctgtattaacatctgCAGAACCATCAAGATATATGCCTGgaatattacatataaaatcaTGATGAACCAGTTTGACctcataaacgaacaggccctaGGAATTAGCATTGTCCATCCAGTCATTGTGACAATAGCTGCTAGCTAGAGATCAAGTTTCCTTGTAAATTCTTTTGTATTGTAATATTACTTATTGTCTTGGGTTGTGTAAGTCCACAACATAATTGCCTGATATTATCACGCCAATTTACTGAAGCTATGCAGTATCGCTGGTTGTACAAAGCTTGTAAAAGTTTAACATCCTTTCATAAAATCAAATCAGATAGCAGGGATTGATCTATAATTATGTTTACTAtagttaattttcttttgtttataataaataaagGGTAGTAAATTGTTGTAATGACCGAAGTAAAGGCTATACGATGTACCAAATTATCTTGCCTGAATTTTTATCTATACTCATCTTAAGCAAGAAATGACAAGGGCTTGAAACTACAATGATGAAACATTTTGTGTCGGCTATTTATAAGTATCACGAAGGTGGATTTTGCAATGTTTTCTGTACTTAAATCTTCTATTGAAGTAACACAAGATCAGCTAAATCATGGCTCGTCCATAGATGTGGAAATATTTGCTCCAAATAGTATTGTAGATTATATTATTAATCCAAGATGTCTCATGGAACACGTATACCATCtataaaatgaataatgatatgtaattgtcaaaataaaatcattggAGTAATGGTAGTATGGAGTTccttgtttattgtttaaatgtaaactttaatTAACAATTGTCAAACAAGTTGTATCAACTTAATCACACATGTTGGCTGGGATGGAATCACCCAGGAGGGGTCCTGCTGTAGGAGGAATAGCCAGAGAAAACCCAGTCGGATTGGCGGGTGACCCTGTACCTTTTTACACCTGATCCGGAATCAAACCCTGGCTGCCAAGGTGAAAGGCAGATGATTTACCAATGACCACTACGGTATTTGTGACACAGTAGCTGTCAAATCTGGATtgaaatcaaagtactggagtACTGAGGACACAGAGTTAGTAGAGATTAGTGAAAAAGAAATGACACGAGTTTCAATTGCATTTGatgaaatctttttattttaaaatttcaaataaacacaaaaaaaatcttgaaagtGGGGGAAATCATGGATTTAGAATAATGATTAATGTTGCTGTTTAAGTGAAAAAACAAATTAGAAAACATTGAAGATTAATTTATGATTGAACTAAGGGTGGATcacagagggatcttggtgcaCCATCGCATGTTTATTGATTCTGTAAAAACTAAGGATGGATcacagagggatcttggtgtaCCATTGCATGTTTATTGATTCTGTAAAAACTAACTCTTTCCTCGGATCACAGAGGGATCTTGGTCCACCATTGCATGTTTATTGATTCTGTAAAAACTAACTCTTTCCTCGGATcacagagggatcttggtgcaCCATTGCATGTTTATTGATTCTGTAAAAACTAACTCTTTCCTCGGATcacagagggatcttggtgtaCCATTGCATGTTTATTGATTCTGTAAAAACTAAGGATGGATcacagagggatcttggtgcaCCATTGCATGTTTATTGATTCTGTAAAAACTAACTCTTTCCTCTAACAATTATTTTCTATTGGTATGTGGTATTCACAACATATTGCTGTACTTTTCTTCTGCTGGTCAGTTTCAAAATTGAACGTGCTCAAATAAGACGAAGTACAAGCTACTAATAAACACTAGACATTTAGAGAGAATTATGGCATTTTCCATTCTTATTTTGAATTAATCacttttttgaaagaaaaattctttttttcCCCCGAAAAAGTCTAGATATTGAACAAATGAGCATAGAAAGGCATAGCATTTTTGTTGCAACATAGCAAATGTTGGCACAAAAATCACTCGCGTCGGTTCATTATTTCCCGACTTTGTCTTAACCCCTGAAGCTAAGCACGAGAGACaaataaatattaagatatttttgcAAATCTTGCTGGAACAGAAAATCGaacaataaatgaattgataaatCAATCATTTTCAGTGCTCACAGGGGAGACCACTCTTATGGAGGTCCGAAATTTTATGAGTATTTCATAACACTcagtataacaaaaacatatttagtcTGTACCAAAACGTTGACAAACGTGGTTTTACATGGTTTCTAGGCAATTGAGTACTCCACAACGAAACCAAGCATAGGCATCTGCATCTCATAGGAGTAAGGGCTAGATTAagtattattttttcttctataaatacatgtactaactaGGCCGACAAAGTATACATCGTTTTGAGACAACTGGTAAGCTGACTCAGTTTTGTATCCGGAATTTACAAATGCCGTCGCAATAACTCATCATCATGTTTGAACCAAAAGTTTGTTACTCTTATTTTAAAGGCCTTTGTAGTTCGAACAGAGAGCAAATAATTAGAGTTGCTTCCCTTGGACTACAATGCAACAAAAGGTAgataaaatgcaaaatattatttttggcCAAAATGACAATTCCCAACAcagtatattataaatatttctgaaaCCCATTTGAAATTATGCATTTCTATCCCAATGATATATCATTTTGACATGTTCATCACTGGGATTTTCTAAGATCTTACTCGTCTGCTAGGTACCAGTTTTTGCTGCAGGTAAAGTGACCTTTCcctagtccgaattttctgatgATCTTGCTATGCAAGGCAGCGATATCAACATCAGAACCATTCGGATTACATTTCCCTTATCAACGTTGTCGTAGCTCATTTTCATGACAGGTCCCTTAATATTGTTTTCTATTAATACACACCAGAAGCAGACGTCTGTGATAAGATCATATGGGAGACCATTCATACCCGTCCGAGGTGTTAGCTAAATTGATCTACATTTTCCTTATTCAGGTTCTcgaatgttttttttccaaGACAAAAGTGAAGCCTGTATACTGcttcatattgaaaatatcaatttatgttGCACATCTATTGTTTTCTGCATATCATGATAAAAGAGTTAGATCTATCAGcttaagaaaacaaaatcaccCATGGCCAGCATGATCCTGTGGTCTGCTACCAAACCATCTTTTTTCactaatataatatatcagtaGATATTTGTTCTACTTTTAAAGCCCTttagacaaaataattattaaagAATTCATTGAATATAATTATTCTGATTATTTCTTAACTATGAATTTAACTACAGTCTTGACAACTTTATCCACTTCCTTCTCATTCTGATTTgtcagagttacctcccttcgttTCACTCCGTCAGTAGTTTCCTCTTCTTGTCATTTCAGTAGACAAGGAATATAATGCACGTTTGcccgatttttttttataatagaCATTAGCGTCTTATGATTTCAAACTTCTTCATCAAATCTCCAGAACTCGACACACCATATTTCAAACCTTCGCGCTAACTGATAGTCTGGAATCTATTTTCATATCGTACCAAAAATAACGGagaaataaatcataaattGCGCTTCCGAGTTTAGCCTAATCAGGACACGGGTTTCAAATTTTGATGAATGAAATAATAATGTTACTGTGCGTCACCATGGCGGCGGCGTTGTAAAAATTGTACATAGAAGTTGTAGACTTGAAGGAGGTAAACTCGAGCTGagataacgtagctctggacgacggacggacaatttctgacagatggtcgtcgtccTGCCGGAGAGCAATGAAGGCAGGTCAATTGtaacatctcggggaaatttccggcaacactctGAAATAGTATTCGTTCTAGGTAAACTCGTGTTTTGACACGGCACACTTGCATGTCCAAAAGGAAATCGAAACTGATATGGTGTAATTACAAACACCAGAGGACTTATTTATACCGTCTTTACAATTATTGGCCTGCGTATTAAGTTTTAAATGACCATAGGATAAAAACACATTTGGCGATGAACCAAGATTTTTTATGAATGAAGCTCTGACCATTTGTGGTTGATAATAGACACCACTGCTGGCCCAGTAGGGCAGCAGAATATAAACAGTTTATGCAACTCATGGAAAAAGGTGGACAGGGACAGAAATTGAGAAAGTTTTGTTCTGAACGCCTACTTCTTTGAAAACTCGACAAGGATTTCAGCCATTAGAAATATTTGGGTTAGTCTATGCTTTCGATATACTTTCGTCTGTGTTGATAACACTAACTGTATTGAGCCACTTGGCTACTATTTCGGGGTCTCACTAGCGCAAAAGATACTGCTTTATACctattttgtttgaaatttatGGGTcatgttttctatttttaatatCGTATAATCTCCGACAGTCTGTTGATAACAAGAGAATATAGGACATAATGAACTCATTTAAATATTAACTGTGATTGAATCTAATAAGTCAACCACTTAGCCTCCATTGAGAGGGGCACAGCATTTATAGGAAGTTTATTTTACTGGGATTTAAACCGAGAATGATTCAAATGTATCAGCTTAGAAGTCTATCATTTTGAATTCTAATATGTATTCCCATAAATTGTGTATGAGAAGCTTACTATAGGGCAACCATGACGATGGTCTTAAAAGCTTCAATTGAATTCTGATGTGATTTGTTATGTAGTTGTTCAATGTGCAAATAAAAATGCTAGCATAATGCAGACATTTAAAGTTAAACAGTCTGGCAGAACACGAACACTCTTAACGGCACTGGACTTCTTAAAGcatcaacaaacatcaacacTCACTACCGAAGTGGTTTAATATAGGCCCGCCCGTGTCACCAGGTGGCACAAACACACCATTTATAAAGATTTGACTATTTTGACTGAGGGGATTTCTGTTTATCAATATGGATAGGCCCAGCCTCTGTGTCACCAGGTGGCACAAACACATCATTTATACCAAATTTAACTATTTGGACCGAACCCTTTCATTCAAGGCCTACAGACGAAGTATTTTAAAGAACTTGTCACATTTCCTATATCATGTCCCACTTCTCTAACCATGGATGAACCAGGACCATGTGTCGAGGTCTGGTGTGCAGCATCAACATAACCAACTTCTTCTAAACAACGAAGAGGCCAAGGATCATCATATTTGACCAATAGCATGCTGGCCATGGGATGAATTtgctcaaataaatgaccttgagtTACTTTCAAAGTCAAAGTTGTCAAATATGTTGATATCTTCAAACAGCCACTCTTTAACCAAAGACTTCCTCAAATTGGACCATCACACAGGtatgatgaagggctaccaggtattttcaaatacatgaccttgacctacttttaaggtTACAGGGTCAATTTAGACAAATAAGCTGAAATCTTTTTCTCAGTAACAATGAGGCCCTGAGCCATATTTTTGGCCATTAGCATGATAGCATGAAGTCTACCATGTTGGTTCTAAAGACTGAAGAAATATTTGCTGAATTTCCATTATTAGGCCAACAAGGGCTGGCTCcaacatatcaatgtttatacaaaattcTCCAAAGAatgattttgaccaaatttggcaaAATCAACCGAGCTGTTCTAGGCTTGTAGtgatttttggaaaaaaaaaaaaaaaaaaacattgacagATGGATGCAGCTTTAGTCACATAAGTAACTTTCCTTTCAGACGTGgtgatctaaaaaaaaaaaataagactGACTTCTTAAATCTCACATGAAATACTCacgatattttatatttatttctaatattGAAAATGACAATACTCTACATGTACAGATATCAAGATATTCCAATTCAGATTATAATAATTgcacacaacaaaataaaacattatttttaagcCTTAACTGAACCCTGCAAACAAACTTTTGAACATCTACAGATTTTCTGCTGCATTGTGATGTTTGAAAGAcaatttcatatacatgtataattaaacGATTTTTTGctgcatttttattttgaaagacaattttatatatataactgagcGGACAGTTAAAGCCAATAACAATTGAAGATGCAGTTAACTGTaagaatttaaagaaaacaaaacttcaGTAAAAAGTTTTATGAATTAATGtgtaaataaatcataataatattgtgatatataaacaaacaatgcACAGTTGTAGTTAAAGTTGCCTAGTAACTGATCACTGAGGTACAATAATCACCCTCCTCTGTAAGTTTTAATGATAAGTGGATTATGAAAGCCTTACAAGCTATGAATAGCACCTTTAAGTAAAAACTTAGTCTTATCACCAATACAGAACTATACCATGTACGTTTGTTTAATACTAATGTCAGTTATTTTTATAGCTTTCTTAtgatttatgtaaatacattaaaaaaaaaaattatcatattatgatcattaattattatagaaataaacataaataaactGTTAACAAACATTTTCCCAACAAATCATGGGTGAACTAACTGTCTTCCAAAATGGTATTTACAAATGAGAAACAAACCATTGCCCCCTAAAATCATGGATAAACTTACTGTCTTCCTAAAAGGTATTTATACaaatgagaaaaagaaaattttcaaCTAAAATCTCAGGTAAACTTATGCGTTCCgaaattttatttacaaatgagAAGAGTGTATGATGCCCAGAAAAAGATAGGGATTTTACCACAGAAGTATCAAGCCCGGTAGACCTACGGTGTGTGGTATCACGCCCGGTAGACCTACGGTGTGTGGTATCACGCCCGGTAGACCTACGGTGTGTGGTATCACGCCCGGTAGACCTATGGTGTGTGGCATCACGCCCGGTAGACATAGGGTGTGTGGTACCACGCCCGGTAGACATGCGGTGTGTGGTACCACGCCCGGTAGACATAGGGTGTGTGGTACCACGCCCGGTAGACATGCGGTGTGTGGTACCACGCCCGGTAGACCTACGGTGTGTGGTATCACGTCTGGTAAACCTATGGTGTGTGGTACCACGCCCGGTAGACATACGGTGTGTGGTACCACGCCCGGTAGACATACGGTGTGTGGTACCACGCCCGGTAGACATGCGGTGTGTGGTACCACGCCCGGTAGACATACGGTGTGTGATATCACGTCTGGTAGACCTACGGTGTGTGGTATCACGTCTGGTAAACCTATGGTGTGGTACCACGCCCGGTAGACCTACGGTGTGTGGTATCACGTCTGGTAGACCTACGGTGTGTGGCATCACGCCCGGTAGACCTACGGTGTGTGGTACCACGCCCTGGGACATACAGTGTGTGGTGCCACGCCTGGTAGCTCTACGGTACATGGTATCACGTCTGGTAGAGCTACAGTGTGTGGTATCACGCCCGGTAGACCACAGTGTGTGGTATCATGCCCGGTAGCATATTGTAACTTGTCACCTAGATAAGGGCATTGTCGGATACACGTTATCAGTGTATTGTGGTGTAATGCAATCAAATGTGGGATAAGGGTAGTCAGGTCAATATATAGGACATCAATCTAAAAGCTAGCCTCATTTAGCGATATTTACACCCACAGGACGCTTACTGTAAAAACCTGTGTAATTTGCGCACCAGTGTTATTTACTTTTTTAGGCtgaaaatgctgaaaaaaaCGTCTATCCATATATTTTGCTCATGAAAAATTTGGACCAAAAACGATGTCCAGGAGGTCCCGAAAACTATGTAGGAAAATGATAATAACACAGATTAGCACAAAACTTTGCTTAAAATCATTCTACTAAATActtgatgattaaaataatatgattattttttatttgtcatgacGAAATAGCAAAATTGTGTCCTGttcattttctttaaatcaacAATAAGAGGAAAAGCTATGGTAACCGCCCTGCAAACAGCATTATGAACATTTATCAGCTCAAACTTGCACACACTTTCAAAGAAACTGGCATTATTTTCATTcttctttttctatttttttttttttctatctctTGATTCTTGATACAAGATACACTGGATGCACTTCATAGAGTAATACTGTGATTGGGGGTACAAATGTATGTGGacaataacatgatgtagaGAGGGGTATTATGGTATTTTGGATTGATGCTATTCCGATTGTTCATTTTTCAATACAGCATTGCTTCTATCATGCCTCAAAGTTGGATCtaattgacctttgacccaatAACCTTGATTTTTGGTCAGCTTTGCTGCAATGTCAGAATATGCAACTCAACTTCTGCAGCTAACTCCATAATATAGCATCAAAATGTCTGAGTTAAAAGATTCTTCCTTGACCCTTGACCCAATGACTAACCTATAGTCAGTTGACCTCTTGTTGGATTTTCACTGACTTCATGATGTCATAACTATTGTCCATTTTCTATTTGTTTAGAAAAAGTGATAATAATCCTTTCATTGGATATTGTCAAAATCAATGTTGACAACCTGGTGACAATTTTGAATTCCGTGTTCATGAATGACAGGACCAAATATTCATCATAACTAACCTCATCTACATACTCCTTATACACAACATAGTATACTAGGTAAAAatctaaatatacatatataaacaatacacacTTTCCCAGGTAATCTAGTCTACCCAGAGTTACCTGTGtatatgttttatcatattatacatatagATCATTTATTAcacttttacctgtgatttatcTGATTATCGCCAGTCTCGTAAACCTTTGGTCTTGACCAATCAGAGTGCTGCTTTTCCATCCGCTGCAATGAGATCTACTAGTTTTTTTGTTCAGATTCGAATGAAGCAGAGGTTGAACGAGACATTATTTTGACTAGAATATGCAATTTACATTTCAATTTCTGATAAATTATTCAGTTAACAACAGTTTTGTAAATAATCAGGTAACAACAGAAAATGATGAAATTGCATTGAGCATCCGTAATCCCATTAAAATTGCTAATACATAAAAAACAAGCAATAAATTGTCAACAGAGTTTATACACAGGGATTAGGACATTTCCCCACCCATGGTTcatataacatgtatcatatacatacatttttcataTCAACTGTGGGTTGGAATTATGTTCAAAGTTCCTGTGTatatacacaggggcttgacatgATCCaatgacccagaatgaaaaacTAACCATAGGGCTGACCCCGGATCACTTATTATTGTCGATAAGTGATTTAGGAGTTAGACCCTGTGATCAATTTTGATAAGGTCTAGGGGTTGGACTGGGTTATTTATGGGTCATAGTAACGTGTCAACCCCCTGTgtattcatatttgttttggtTAAGCAAATGAAATCCTAACCGTGGCCTTCATAGGCCCACGGCAGATAGGGCAGACTTTGAGAGCGGGAGCACACTGGGCACAGCTAACAAGATGTCCACACGGCAGGAAAACAATAGATACAATGTTTAGGAGAcatattttacatgtagttCTCTCCTTCAGTGCAGCATTCTCCTGCTCCAGAACAGCTTTTGGTTTTGGCACTGTAAcagaaaacaaatacaaaaatgttagCAACTTGATTCACTTGAATTATTTTTCCTTGGATATTCAAGcctaaaaaatatacatttgtaaattttTAGCAAACTATGCCCTCGGTTTCCTcaacattccttaacttaaaaagATGTTAAGGAAAGGTACCAAATCAAActcttattttattttattcttttttttttctcagtaAAATCATATAAGTTTTGTAAGAAACTTCCCTCGAGTTAAAAAGGATTGATGAAACCTTATTCTGTGTAAACCTTTATTAGAACACCTATTTGgaatttatttttctaaaaaatcatgaaaaacaaaaaagtttttACGAGTCTAGCTAGTATTTTTCTTCATTACACTAGAATAAAATTAAATGGCTAATCGACCTTACCAGACATTTCGGTACATTTTCGTTTGGGCGGTCTTTGAGTGGGAACCACTGACAGTACAGGATCCAGGTCTCCCACATCTTCCTTATCCATTATTATCTTCATTAACTTCTTCCCACTCATTGAATGCCAGCCTAGATGAAGATGATTATTGATGGTCAGTTTAGTGGTGATATAGGAGAAGGGAGATGAGGTCCAGTGTTTGTTGATTGGTGTAGTATTTGAATGGGGTAACAGTATTGAGGTATTTGGACCTGTGTAATTGTTAGGTCTGTATATCAGATGTAGTCAGTCTTCACTTCCTTCAGTATTGAGGTATTTAGACCTGTGTAATTGTTTGGTCAGTATATCAGATGTAGTCAGTCTTCACTTCCTTAAGTATTGAGGTATTTAGACCTGTGTAATTGTTTGGTCAGTATATCAGATGTAGTCAGTCTTCACTTCCTTCTGGAGATGGTATATAAATAGCCCTGTGGTCAGTTACTCTCCTAACAGTCATATATTTCCTGTTTATAATGAATCACAGGAAATTTTAAGGGTGTTTTACttgtatgtgtacatacttggtttgtttgtttttgtttaacgtcccattaacagccagggcaTGTGTACATACAGAAAAGTAATAAATCATTTAGGCTAAACCAttttatgtaatacatgtatatgtatacgtaGCTTGGCAATATAGTGTTGTATCATCTTGATTACAAACAAGGGTAAATGTAGTTAAGGGgcaggttatctccccttacacTGTAGatgcaatatatttatatctgtgTAGTTCAACCGAtctaatatatttattatatattgttagaTTTAAATTTAGAGTAATAATGCCTGGGTAGGTATGTACTAGAAATTTGACACTATTAGCTTTCAATCTATGGgtacttcttttttttcttatgGTTTTTGTCATATTTACTACAAAATATTTGGTTCGGATTCTCAGTTCATGAGATATTTTTGCGAATTTTCTCAAAACtcaaatattttaataagaatttaaaattgtaaaaaaatacCCTAAATTTTAAACCCTTAGCAATTTTATTGAATACCTTATTTATATCCAAACACAAAACAtctttgaaaacattttaaactgtATGAAATGTTGGTTGTActtgtataaaaatatttactgtttttcggcatagccgtataattttctttttgccctggatatgacgcgacaggtggcgttactggtcaagatgaagtatgtgattggtcaacgtagcggtaaatgcaaattgcagatatgcagttaaaaacgaaacagtTAAGATAGAATGTAAGCTGAATAAGCAGAtgaatcttttcaaatgatacattgataaaatcaaattcctgataaaaaatgattcaaacataTAATtctgttatccgtgctgaaacgcattatatcgttaatttatttcaacagcacttttacattataaccaccagtaTTTAAACtatatgccgtttatcttttttaaagatatttcttgttgtaTTTGATAAGGCATCACGAAAATAAGTAAGTATTTGGTTAGATAAGGTACCCAAGACAGCTGGTACCATAAAACCTTCTAAACAGCTCCAAACCACAAAAGAACTCATTGACATTTAatgtcaaacaatatataaaatgatacaaaattttACCTTCAAGTTTCAGAAGCTCGTCGAGACATTTTTTGACTACCCGTGGCAAGTAGCCCATATTCAACACACTCTGGGCTGCGTCACACAGGAGTGGGTTTTTTCCGCTCTGCATCAGTTGGAAATTGATCAGGTCTTCCTATAACAGAAAAAGAAACTTTAAAGTATGAAACAAATATTATAACCATGAAGAATTACATTAATATTCTCTTCAGAGGATATGTGTTTCATGATTAGGGTCTTATGAACCCATATTTGTACACATAAACTTGGAACAATAAGAacgggtgggcttattaccaggcgtGTTCTTAATGCTGCAGAACTATATCAATTCTAGACGAGAAGAAACAGAGAAAAAAGAAA is a window encoding:
- the LOC117327312 gene encoding baculoviral IAP repeat-containing protein 7-like, with the protein product MQSGKNPLLCDAAQSVLNMGYLPRVVKKCLDELLKLEGWHSMSGKKLMKIIMDKEDVGDLDPVLSVVPTQRPPKRKCTEMSVPKPKAVLEQENAALKERTTCKICLLNIVSIVFLPCGHLVSCAQCAPALKVCPICRGPMKATVRISFA